One window of the Rhizobiaceae bacterium genome contains the following:
- a CDS encoding aa3-type cytochrome c oxidase subunit IV gives MADHAPTGPVELGAQMDYAEHEKTYNVFIGLAKYGTLVCVALMIAMAFGFFGGGGFISATILFVLICAVGGYFLR, from the coding sequence ATGGCGGATCATGCGCCGACCGGGCCGGTCGAACTGGGTGCCCAGATGGACTATGCCGAGCACGAGAAGACCTACAATGTCTTCATCGGGCTGGCCAAATACGGCACGCTGGTTTGCGTTGCGCTGATGATCGCGATGGCGTTCGGCTTCTTCGGCGGCGGCGGCTTTATTTCTGCGACGATCCTGTTCGTGCTGATCTGCGCGGTGGGCGGGTATTTCCTGCGCTAG
- a CDS encoding DUF3096 domain-containing protein encodes MEITAVTLTPLVSLIAGVLILIVPRLLNYIVAIYLIIVGLLGLFPNLAG; translated from the coding sequence ATGGAAATCACCGCAGTCACCCTCACGCCGCTCGTCTCGCTGATTGCAGGCGTGCTGATCCTGATCGTGCCCCGGCTGCTCAACTACATCGTCGCCATCTATCTCATCATCGTCGGCCTGCTCGGCCTGTTTCCAAATCTGGCGGGGTAG
- a CDS encoding Re/Si-specific NAD(P)(+) transhydrogenase subunit alpha, which produces MASRVFIPRELSGEPRVGASPETVKRLKGLGFDVVVEAGAGLASRIVDADFAANGAEIGKASDAGGADVVLKVRRPGEAELKGYKPGAVVIATMDPYGNDAAVAAMARAGVTAFAMEFMPRITRAQVMDVLSSQANLAGYQAVIDAAAEYDRALPMMMTAAGTVPAAKVFIMGVGVAGLQAIATARRLGAVVTATDVRPAVKEQVQSLGAKFIAVEDEEFKQAETAGGYAKEMSKEYQAKQAALTAEHIAKQDIVITTALIPGRPAPKLVSAAMVASMKPGSVLVDLAVERGGNVEGAVPGEIVVTENGVKIVGHLNVAGRVAASASLLYAKNLYAFLETMVDKQTKAFAVNREDELVKATMLTDGGKVVHPNFAAAQALVDAPAATTAAAKSDVAAPAKKPAARKTASKKGTA; this is translated from the coding sequence TTGGCGTCGCGAGTGTTCATTCCAAGGGAATTGTCAGGCGAGCCGCGCGTGGGGGCGTCGCCGGAGACGGTGAAGCGCCTGAAGGGGCTCGGCTTCGACGTGGTTGTCGAGGCGGGAGCCGGTCTTGCCTCGCGCATCGTCGACGCCGACTTCGCGGCCAATGGCGCGGAGATCGGCAAGGCATCCGACGCGGGCGGCGCCGACGTGGTGCTCAAGGTGCGCCGGCCGGGCGAGGCCGAGCTCAAGGGCTACAAGCCGGGTGCGGTCGTGATCGCCACCATGGACCCCTACGGCAACGACGCCGCGGTCGCTGCGATGGCCCGGGCCGGCGTCACCGCCTTCGCCATGGAGTTCATGCCGCGCATCACCCGCGCCCAGGTGATGGACGTGCTGTCCTCGCAGGCCAATCTCGCCGGCTATCAGGCGGTGATCGACGCGGCCGCAGAGTATGACCGCGCCCTGCCGATGATGATGACGGCCGCAGGCACGGTCCCGGCGGCGAAGGTGTTCATCATGGGCGTCGGCGTGGCCGGCCTGCAGGCGATCGCGACCGCGCGCCGCCTTGGCGCCGTGGTGACGGCGACCGACGTGCGCCCGGCTGTGAAGGAGCAGGTGCAGTCGCTCGGCGCAAAATTCATCGCCGTCGAGGACGAGGAGTTCAAACAGGCCGAGACGGCGGGTGGCTACGCCAAGGAGATGTCGAAGGAATATCAGGCGAAGCAGGCGGCGCTGACCGCCGAGCATATCGCCAAGCAGGACATCGTCATCACAACCGCGCTCATTCCGGGCCGTCCGGCGCCGAAGCTCGTGTCGGCCGCCATGGTGGCGTCGATGAAGCCGGGCTCGGTGCTGGTCGATCTCGCGGTCGAGCGCGGCGGCAATGTCGAGGGTGCGGTTCCGGGCGAAATCGTCGTCACGGAGAACGGCGTCAAGATCGTCGGCCATCTCAATGTAGCCGGCCGCGTTGCGGCCTCCGCCTCACTGCTCTACGCCAAGAACCTCTATGCCTTCCTCGAGACTATGGTCGACAAGCAGACCAAGGCATTCGCCGTCAATCGCGAGGACGAGTTGGTGAAGGCGACGATGCTGACGGACGGCGGCAAGGTCGTGCATCCGAACTTCGCCGCCGCGCAGGCGCTGGTCGACGCGCCGGCTGCCACGACCGCGGCCGCAAAATCCGATGTCGCTGCTCCGGCGAAGAAGCCCGCGGCCCGTAAGACGGCTTCGAAGAAGGGAACTGCGTGA
- a CDS encoding ABC transporter substrate-binding protein, producing the protein MKTFGKLAVAAGMLAAGAALALPASAEDAVKLPNLSYRTGPFAATGTPLMNGQRDYMIMLNERDGGVNGVKLGYEECETGYNTEKGVECYEKMKAEGAIVTQPWSTGITLQVLPKSNVDKIPILAPGYGFSAMQDGKTFQWAFNPPSSYWDGASMILSAISDGNLDNLKGKKIALLHLDAPYGKEPIPLIEALAQKHGFTLLPIPVGVKEMQNQSAQWLQIRRERPDFVLMWGWGAMNAGAITEAVKTKYPMNQFIGIWWSGLDGDLKLVGEQGKGYRSLSWSLPNSESKIMKDIKQLVVEAGHSMINRDTGEFDWVFYQRGVMISLMLAEGVKVAQEHFGAKVVNAEQLRWGLENLKLDEARLKELGAEGMIPPFSTSCSNHTGHAGGWMLEWDGAKFVKASDLLQADRAAIDPIAEKASKEYADANQPWPVNSECK; encoded by the coding sequence ATGAAGACTTTTGGGAAACTTGCCGTCGCCGCCGGGATGCTGGCGGCTGGCGCGGCACTGGCGCTGCCGGCGAGCGCCGAGGACGCGGTGAAACTGCCGAACCTCTCCTACCGCACGGGTCCGTTCGCGGCGACCGGCACGCCGCTGATGAACGGGCAGCGCGACTACATGATCATGCTCAACGAGCGCGACGGCGGCGTCAACGGCGTCAAGCTCGGCTACGAGGAATGCGAGACGGGCTACAACACCGAGAAGGGCGTCGAGTGCTATGAAAAGATGAAGGCGGAAGGCGCCATCGTCACGCAGCCCTGGTCGACGGGCATCACGCTGCAAGTGCTGCCGAAGTCCAATGTCGACAAGATCCCGATCCTGGCGCCCGGCTACGGCTTCTCGGCGATGCAGGATGGCAAGACCTTCCAGTGGGCCTTCAATCCGCCTTCGTCCTACTGGGACGGCGCGTCGATGATCCTAAGCGCCATTTCGGACGGCAATCTCGACAATCTGAAGGGCAAGAAGATCGCTCTCCTGCATCTCGACGCGCCCTATGGCAAGGAACCGATCCCGCTGATCGAGGCGCTGGCCCAGAAGCACGGCTTCACGCTGCTGCCGATCCCGGTCGGCGTCAAGGAGATGCAGAACCAGTCGGCGCAGTGGCTGCAGATCCGCCGCGAACGCCCCGACTTCGTGCTGATGTGGGGCTGGGGCGCGATGAACGCCGGCGCCATCACGGAAGCGGTGAAGACCAAATATCCGATGAACCAGTTCATCGGCATCTGGTGGTCGGGCCTCGACGGCGACCTCAAGCTCGTCGGCGAGCAGGGCAAGGGCTACCGCAGCCTGTCGTGGAGCCTGCCCAACAGCGAATCCAAGATCATGAAGGACATCAAGCAGCTGGTCGTCGAAGCGGGACATTCGATGATCAACCGCGACACCGGCGAGTTCGACTGGGTCTTCTACCAGCGCGGCGTCATGATCTCGCTGATGCTGGCCGAGGGCGTGAAGGTCGCGCAGGAGCATTTCGGCGCGAAGGTCGTCAACGCCGAACAGCTGCGCTGGGGCCTCGAAAACCTGAAGCTCGACGAGGCGCGGCTGAAGGAACTCGGCGCGGAGGGTATGATCCCGCCCTTCTCGACAAGCTGCTCGAACCATACCGGCCATGCCGGCGGCTGGATGCTGGAGTGGGACGGCGCCAAGTTCGTCAAGGCGTCCGACCTGTTGCAGGCCGACCGCGCCGCGATCGATCCGATAGCGGAAAAGGCGTCCAAGGAATATGCCGACGCCAACCAGCCCTGGCCGGTGAACAGCGAGTGCAAGTGA
- a CDS encoding AMP-binding protein, which translates to MTVTASAAGMTLDTFPKYLLLNAQRFAARPAMRHKDYGIWQSWTWLEQMHEIRAFALGLKAMGLGKGDRVAIVGSNRPRLYWTFAAAQSLGAVPVPVYADAVADEMAYVLDHAGVRFAVVQDQEQVDKIRSCGDRIPALTDIIFDEPRGLADYDPVGLHDFGDVQARGRAIMEADHAAAAKWELAIREAGGDDISVMLYTSGTTGRSKGVMIRAAGAVQAALDTAIFDGLTQNDDVLAYLPLAWVGDHYLNFAQGYVSGFCMNCPESPETVAQNLREIAPTFYFAPPRVFENMLTNVTIRMEDAGWLKRRMFAHFIAVARRHGEAILEGRPVSFGERLAYGLGDLVVYGPLKNVLGLSRIRVAYTAGEAIGEDLFSFFRSLGINLKQLYGQTEAFLYVTVQKDGAVRSDTVGPAAPNVDIRLGDNGEVLFRSPGMFAGYFKQDEQTVETLTADGYVKTGDAGFFEKDGQLRIIDRARDVGKLRNGALFAPKYIENALKFFPNIKEAVAFGDGRDFCAAFINIDMTAVGNWAERNNIAYASYQELAGLPQVYDIIARHVDETNRRLAREPMMAGGQIRRFLVLHKELDADDGELTRTMKVRRAFVADRYRPLIEALYDGSTERYVETEMTFEDGRKGIIRATVRIADAKTYPPETTVREAAA; encoded by the coding sequence ATGACTGTGACGGCATCCGCCGCCGGCATGACATTGGATACGTTCCCGAAATATCTGTTGCTCAACGCGCAGCGTTTTGCCGCCCGTCCCGCCATGCGCCACAAGGACTACGGCATCTGGCAGAGCTGGACCTGGCTTGAGCAGATGCACGAGATCCGTGCGTTCGCGCTCGGATTGAAGGCGATGGGGCTGGGGAAGGGCGACCGCGTCGCCATCGTCGGCTCCAACCGTCCGCGGCTCTACTGGACGTTCGCCGCCGCGCAGTCGCTCGGCGCGGTGCCGGTGCCGGTCTATGCCGATGCAGTCGCGGACGAGATGGCCTATGTGCTCGACCATGCCGGCGTCCGCTTCGCCGTCGTGCAGGACCAGGAACAGGTCGACAAGATACGCTCCTGCGGCGACAGGATACCGGCGCTCACCGACATCATCTTCGACGAACCCCGCGGTCTCGCCGATTACGATCCCGTCGGCCTGCACGATTTCGGCGACGTGCAGGCGCGGGGCCGCGCGATCATGGAAGCCGATCATGCCGCGGCCGCCAAATGGGAGCTCGCCATACGCGAGGCCGGCGGCGACGACATTTCCGTCATGCTCTACACGTCGGGAACGACGGGGCGCTCCAAGGGCGTGATGATCCGGGCCGCCGGCGCAGTGCAGGCGGCGCTCGACACCGCGATCTTCGACGGGCTCACCCAGAATGACGACGTGCTCGCCTATCTGCCGCTCGCCTGGGTCGGCGACCACTATCTGAACTTCGCGCAGGGTTACGTTTCCGGCTTCTGCATGAACTGCCCGGAAAGCCCGGAAACCGTCGCGCAGAATCTCCGCGAGATCGCGCCGACCTTCTATTTCGCCCCGCCGCGCGTGTTCGAGAACATGCTGACCAACGTCACCATCCGCATGGAGGACGCCGGCTGGCTGAAGCGCAGGATGTTCGCGCATTTCATCGCTGTCGCGCGCAGACATGGCGAGGCCATCCTCGAAGGACGGCCGGTGTCCTTCGGCGAACGCCTGGCCTACGGGCTTGGCGACCTCGTGGTCTACGGGCCGCTGAAGAACGTGCTCGGCCTGTCGCGAATCCGGGTCGCCTACACGGCGGGGGAGGCGATCGGCGAGGATCTCTTCTCCTTCTTCCGGTCTCTCGGCATCAACCTCAAGCAGCTCTACGGCCAGACGGAAGCTTTTCTCTACGTCACCGTCCAGAAGGACGGAGCCGTGCGTTCCGACACGGTCGGGCCCGCCGCTCCGAATGTCGACATCCGTCTCGGCGACAATGGCGAGGTGCTGTTCCGCTCGCCCGGCATGTTCGCCGGCTATTTCAAGCAGGACGAGCAGACGGTCGAGACGCTGACGGCGGACGGCTATGTGAAGACGGGCGATGCCGGCTTCTTCGAGAAGGACGGGCAGCTCCGCATCATCGACCGCGCCAGGGATGTCGGAAAGCTTAGGAACGGCGCGCTGTTCGCGCCGAAATACATCGAGAACGCGCTGAAATTCTTTCCCAACATCAAGGAGGCGGTGGCCTTCGGCGACGGGCGGGATTTCTGCGCGGCCTTCATCAACATCGACATGACGGCGGTCGGCAACTGGGCCGAGCGCAACAACATCGCCTACGCCTCCTATCAGGAGCTCGCCGGGCTGCCGCAGGTCTACGACATCATCGCCCGGCATGTCGACGAGACCAACCGGCGGCTGGCGCGCGAGCCGATGATGGCCGGCGGCCAGATCAGGCGTTTCCTCGTGCTGCACAAGGAACTGGATGCCGACGACGGCGAACTGACCCGCACGATGAAGGTGCGCCGCGCCTTCGTCGCCGACCGCTACCGGCCACTGATCGAAGCGCTCTACGACGGATCGACCGAAAGGTATGTCGAAACGGAAATGACCTTCGAGGACGGGCGCAAGGGCATCATCCGCGCCACCGTGCGCATCGCCGATGCGAAGACCTATCCGCCGGAGACGACCGTCCGCGAGGCCGCCGCATGA
- a CDS encoding branched-chain amino acid ABC transporter permease, giving the protein MDLLNALVIKPFADMAAAPDFLLQVLWEGLVSGVLYALIALGFVLIYKSSRIFNFAQGIMVVFAALTLIALYQAGVPALLALPLTLVVMFCLAVAIERVVLRPLVNQPDIILFMATIGITLFLVGFGELIFGGENKVMITEALFIPTGSFEFEPFGGFVSIEQKDVTAVVGAVVLVAVLILFLNKSKMGRAIRALGDDHQAALSVGISLSTIWVLVWFIAGVIALATGIVWGARAGVSFALEVIAYKALPVLMLGGLESVLGAIIGGLAIGILEKLFEIYWGQPLLGGNTETWFAFVFALIVLLFRPQGLFGERIIERV; this is encoded by the coding sequence ATGGACCTCCTGAACGCGCTCGTCATAAAACCCTTCGCGGACATGGCTGCCGCGCCCGATTTCCTGCTGCAGGTGCTGTGGGAGGGTCTTGTTTCCGGCGTGCTCTACGCGCTGATCGCGCTTGGCTTCGTGCTGATCTACAAGTCCTCGCGCATCTTCAACTTCGCGCAAGGGATCATGGTCGTCTTCGCGGCGCTGACGCTGATCGCGCTCTATCAGGCTGGCGTGCCGGCATTGCTCGCTCTGCCGCTGACGCTGGTCGTCATGTTCTGCCTCGCCGTCGCCATCGAGCGCGTGGTGCTGCGACCGCTGGTCAACCAGCCCGACATCATCCTGTTCATGGCGACGATCGGCATCACGCTATTCCTCGTCGGCTTCGGCGAACTGATCTTCGGCGGCGAGAACAAGGTGATGATCACGGAGGCGCTGTTCATCCCGACCGGCTCGTTCGAGTTCGAGCCGTTCGGCGGTTTCGTCTCGATCGAGCAGAAGGACGTGACGGCCGTGGTGGGCGCGGTGGTTCTCGTCGCGGTGCTGATCCTGTTCCTGAACAAGTCCAAGATGGGGCGCGCCATCCGTGCGCTGGGCGACGATCATCAGGCGGCGCTCTCGGTCGGCATTTCGCTGTCCACCATCTGGGTGCTGGTCTGGTTCATCGCCGGCGTCATCGCGCTCGCCACCGGCATCGTCTGGGGCGCGCGCGCCGGCGTCTCCTTCGCGCTGGAGGTGATAGCCTACAAGGCCCTGCCGGTGCTGATGCTGGGCGGGCTGGAATCGGTCCTCGGCGCGATCATCGGCGGGCTGGCGATCGGCATCCTCGAAAAGCTCTTCGAAATCTACTGGGGCCAGCCGCTGCTCGGCGGCAACACCGAGACGTGGTTCGCCTTCGTCTTCGCGCTCATCGTGCTCCTGTTCCGGCCGCAGGGCCTGTTCGGCGAACGTATCATTGAGCGGGTGTGA
- a CDS encoding ABC transporter ATP-binding protein has protein sequence MSSTAERTPPGRSDNPPLRGEGTAAAPILSVNNIEVIYDHVILVLKGVSLAVPRGGIVALLGANGAGKTTTLKAISNLLRAERGEVTKGSIVFDGEEVQALSPDRLVKRGCIQVMEGRHCFGHLSVEDNLMTGAFTRRDGNAAIRADLDLVYEYFPRLKVRRASQAGYTSGGEQQMTAIGRALMSKPKMILLDEPSMGLAPQLVEEIFEIVKRLNEEQGVSFLLAEQNTNVALRYANYGFILESGRVVLDGDAASLRQNEDVKEFYLGVGGEGRKSFRDVKHYKRRKRWLA, from the coding sequence ATGTCGAGCACGGCAGAAAGAACCCCACCCGGTCGTTCGGACAACCCTCCTCTCAGGGGGGAGGGAACGGCTGCCGCCCCCATCCTTTCCGTCAACAACATCGAGGTGATCTACGACCATGTCATCCTCGTGCTGAAGGGAGTGTCGCTCGCCGTGCCGCGCGGCGGCATCGTGGCGCTGCTCGGCGCCAACGGCGCCGGCAAGACGACGACGCTCAAGGCGATCTCGAATCTCCTGCGCGCCGAACGCGGCGAGGTGACGAAGGGCTCCATCGTGTTCGACGGCGAAGAGGTTCAGGCGCTGTCGCCCGACCGTCTGGTCAAGCGCGGCTGCATCCAGGTCATGGAGGGGCGGCACTGCTTCGGCCATCTGTCGGTCGAGGACAATCTGATGACGGGCGCCTTCACGCGCCGCGACGGCAATGCGGCGATCCGCGCCGATCTCGACCTCGTCTACGAGTATTTTCCGCGCCTCAAGGTCCGGCGCGCGAGCCAGGCCGGCTACACGTCGGGCGGCGAACAGCAGATGACGGCGATCGGGCGAGCGCTGATGTCGAAGCCGAAGATGATCCTGCTGGACGAACCGTCCATGGGGCTCGCGCCGCAACTGGTCGAGGAGATTTTCGAGATCGTGAAGCGGCTGAACGAGGAGCAGGGCGTTTCCTTCCTGCTTGCCGAGCAGAACACCAACGTCGCCCTGCGCTACGCCAATTACGGTTTCATCCTGGAGTCGGGCCGGGTCGTGCTGGACGGCGATGCGGCGTCGCTGCGCCAGAACGAGGACGTGAAGGAATTCTATCTCGGCGTCGGCGGCGAAGGGCGGAAGTCGTTCCGGGACGTCAAGCACTACAAGCGGCGCAAGCGCTGGCTGGCGTGA
- a CDS encoding branched-chain amino acid ABC transporter permease has translation MLYRTAGQFKTSYVADHALFPVRQDAWLLAAILVFAFVIIPATASDFAINALLIPVLIYALAALGLNILTGYAGQLSLGTGAFMGVGAYACYKLTTIFPDLNLIAAIALSGFFSAAVGVAFGLPSLRIKGFYLAIATLAAQFFLVWLFEKWAWLYNYNTSGAIQVANIDMFGITMAGPNARPLTQYFFVLGVVTVVTWLAINITRGRIGRIWKSVRDMDIAAELVGINLMKAKLSAFAVSSYIVGIAGALFVFLWRGAAEPTVFDIPLSFRVLFIAIIGGLGSVLGNFLGAILIVALPVVLGTLPAALGLPIASATAEHLNVMIIGALIILFLIVEPHGLARFWAIIREKLIMWPFPH, from the coding sequence ATGCTCTACCGCACCGCCGGCCAGTTCAAGACATCCTACGTCGCCGATCATGCGCTGTTCCCGGTCAGGCAGGATGCGTGGCTGCTGGCGGCCATTCTCGTCTTCGCCTTCGTCATCATCCCCGCCACCGCCAGCGATTTCGCCATCAATGCGCTGCTGATCCCGGTGCTGATCTACGCGCTGGCGGCACTCGGGCTGAACATCCTGACCGGCTATGCGGGCCAGCTCTCGCTCGGCACGGGCGCTTTCATGGGTGTCGGCGCCTATGCCTGCTACAAGCTGACGACGATCTTCCCAGACCTCAACCTGATCGCGGCGATCGCGCTATCGGGCTTCTTCTCGGCTGCGGTGGGCGTCGCCTTCGGCCTCCCGTCGCTGAGGATCAAGGGCTTTTATCTCGCCATCGCCACGCTCGCCGCGCAGTTCTTCCTGGTCTGGCTGTTCGAAAAGTGGGCATGGCTTTACAATTACAACACGTCTGGCGCGATCCAGGTCGCCAATATCGATATGTTCGGCATCACGATGGCGGGCCCCAACGCGCGGCCGCTCACCCAGTATTTCTTCGTGCTCGGCGTGGTGACGGTGGTGACGTGGCTCGCCATCAACATCACGCGCGGTCGCATCGGCCGCATCTGGAAGTCGGTGCGCGACATGGACATCGCGGCCGAGCTCGTCGGCATCAACCTGATGAAGGCCAAGCTCTCGGCTTTCGCCGTGTCTTCATACATCGTCGGCATCGCGGGCGCGCTGTTCGTCTTCCTGTGGCGCGGCGCGGCGGAACCCACGGTGTTCGACATACCGCTCTCCTTCCGCGTGCTGTTCATCGCCATCATCGGCGGGCTGGGCTCGGTGCTCGGCAATTTCCTCGGCGCGATCCTGATCGTGGCGCTGCCGGTGGTGCTCGGCACGCTGCCGGCTGCCCTCGGCCTGCCCATCGCGTCGGCGACGGCGGAACATCTCAACGTCATGATCATCGGCGCGCTGATCATCCTCTTTCTCATCGTGGAACCGCATGGGCTGGCGCGGTTCTGGGCGATCATCCGGGAGAAACTCATCATGTGGCCGTTCCCTCATTAG
- a CDS encoding ABC transporter ATP-binding protein — MNIRPAPEKIAASDDGLLPGDLLMEVKNVSLRFGGVKAITDISFDVRKGEIRAIIGPNGAGKTSMLNVINGFYTPQEGTIVFRGQERRAMKPHHAVRQGIARTFQNVALFKGMSTLDNIMAGRSVLMKRNLFWQMLWHGPALNEEIEHREKVEEIIDFLEIQHVRRTLVGKLPYGLQKRVELGRALAMEPSLLLLDEPMAGMNLEEKEDMSRFILDVNRQRGTTIALIEHDMGVVMDLSDRVVVLDYGKKIADGVPDAVKSNQQVIDAYLGVAH, encoded by the coding sequence ATGAACATACGCCCGGCCCCGGAGAAGATCGCGGCTTCCGACGATGGCCTCCTGCCGGGCGACCTTCTGATGGAGGTGAAGAACGTCTCGCTGCGCTTCGGCGGCGTGAAGGCCATCACCGACATCTCCTTCGACGTGCGCAAGGGCGAGATCCGCGCCATCATCGGCCCGAACGGCGCCGGCAAGACGTCCATGCTCAACGTCATCAACGGCTTCTACACGCCGCAGGAGGGCACCATCGTCTTCCGCGGGCAGGAGCGGCGCGCGATGAAGCCGCATCACGCGGTGCGGCAGGGCATCGCCCGCACCTTCCAGAACGTGGCGCTGTTCAAGGGCATGTCGACGCTCGACAACATCATGGCCGGCCGCTCGGTATTGATGAAGCGCAATCTCTTCTGGCAGATGCTTTGGCACGGCCCGGCGCTCAACGAGGAGATCGAGCATCGCGAAAAGGTCGAGGAGATCATCGATTTCCTCGAGATCCAGCATGTGCGGCGCACGCTGGTCGGCAAGCTTCCCTACGGCCTTCAGAAGCGGGTGGAACTTGGCCGCGCCCTCGCCATGGAGCCGTCGCTGCTGCTGCTCGACGAGCCGATGGCCGGCATGAACCTTGAAGAGAAGGAGGATATGAGCCGCTTCATCCTCGACGTGAACCGGCAGCGTGGCACGACGATCGCGCTGATCGAGCACGACATGGGCGTGGTCATGGACCTTTCCGACCGAGTCGTCGTTCTCGACTACGGCAAGAAGATCGCCGACGGCGTCCCCGACGCCGTGAAGTCCAACCAGCAGGTCATCGACGCCTATCTCGGCGTCGCGCATTGA
- a CDS encoding proton-translocating transhydrogenase family protein: protein MEKTTLEKTLDQLDQAVEAVRAAVENAPAAADVAGGTAHALSGGAIDPFVFRFAIFVLAIFVGYYVVWSVTPALHTPLMAVTNAISSVIVVGALLAVGISLSGAATGFGFVALVLASVNIFGGFLVTQRMLAMYKKKEK, encoded by the coding sequence ATGGAAAAGACCACGCTGGAAAAGACGCTTGATCAGCTCGACCAGGCGGTCGAGGCGGTGCGCGCCGCCGTCGAGAACGCACCTGCCGCCGCCGATGTCGCCGGCGGCACGGCTCACGCCCTTTCGGGCGGCGCGATCGACCCCTTCGTCTTCCGCTTCGCCATTTTCGTTCTGGCGATCTTCGTCGGCTACTACGTCGTCTGGTCGGTGACGCCGGCGCTGCACACGCCGCTGATGGCCGTCACCAACGCCATTTCCTCGGTCATCGTGGTCGGCGCGCTGCTGGCGGTCGGCATCTCGCTCTCGGGCGCGGCAACGGGCTTCGGCTTCGTCGCGCTTGTGCTGGCCTCCGTGAATATTTTTGGCGGTTTCCTCGTCACCCAGCGCATGCTTGCCATGTACAAGAAGAAAGAGAAGTGA